GTGGTGGCGTTGTCCTCGCCGGCATGCAATAGCGCGTCGAGATCCGAGAAGATCACCTGCTTGATGAAGCGGCTTTTCTCGCGGGTGAGGAAACCCTGCAGATCCTTGTGGATAAAGTAGTCGGCGTCGTTGCCAACGTAGAACTTGTTGAGGTTACGGTCGATCTGCCACAGCGCGCCGGCAATCCAGTCTTGCTCCAGCTCTTGCTGGCGCTCGCCGGCATTGCCGCCCAGATCGGCGAACTCGCTGCGCTTGGCCAGCTCTTCAAGATATCTCTCGAACTTGAGGCGCAGCTGGCCGATGCCCTTGATCTGGCCGCCGTCGCTCTTGTCGAAGTCGTCGGTCAGGTCATTGAATAATGGCTTGCCGGGCTCGGGATCGCTTTTGTCGGGCTTCTTGTGCAGATAGGGCGTTAGGTCATCACTGCCTTGAAAAACCGTCTGCCACAGGCGGGTGTACAGCGCGATCTTGGGGGTGGAACTCACCGCCAAGGCGAAACGCACCTGCCAGACGGTTTTTTCATCACCTTCGGCACCTTGCTCGGCAATGGGCTGAATATCCACCAATCGATAATGCTTGCTGTCGGCGTCCTTGTTGTTGTTGCGCTCGCTGGTTTGGCTCTGTTCATTGTCGCCGTGGGTCAGGCGGAATTCCAGCCACTGGCCGGCGACCTGGCAGCGCACGCTATGAAAGCCGTTGCCGGTCTTGATGTAATAGCTGTCCTTGTGCTTCCAGTGGAACAGCGTGTCCGAGCCGTCGTAGTCGGCTTCGTAGGGCACCTTGAAGGCGCTGGTGGCACGGGTGTTGTAGCCGAAGTCACCGTTCTGGTAGTACAGCTCGAAGAAGTTGAGCAGGTGGTTGTAGACCTTGGTTTCCAGCTGTTCGGCAGAGAGCTGGCGGGTCTCGAGGAAGTTGGTCAGCTGGGCTTCGGCCTGTTCGCGCTGCTCATCGCTGAGCACCGGCATGGTGAACAGGCTCCTAAAGCGGGATTGCGCATTTTCATCGTCGGGGTTTTCCGCCACGGCCTGCCAGAGCGGACGGCCCATGTCACCGAATTGGGCGGCAAAGGCCGCCAGCCAGTGGCGTGCGGTTTCGCTCTGACTGTTATGTACGCTACCCAGGGCGTGATTGACGGTACTGCGCAGGCTGTTGTCCGCTTCGCCATCGATGAAAGACTGGATGAATTGACGCTTCAAGCGCGTGATGCGGTAAATGCCGAAGTCCAGGTCGTGGGCCTCGAACTGGAACATGTCCTTGAGGAAGCGGCGTAACTGGTCGAAGGCTTGGATCGGTGCGGTCATGGTTGTCCAAAAGTGTTCGGTAACAAGCTGAGACGTGGTTGAATATCATTTTACTGTATGTTTATCCATTTTGCGCCCCGGCCTTTCCCCGTCGGTTTGACTAGCCCTTCGGCTTTCAGTGCTCGTAGTACTAGGCGCACGGTATCGCGGCTAATGCCGGGACAACTCTCTTCCAGTTCGGAGATCGAAAAAGGTAGGGTGCGATTAAGCGCTTCGGCACGAACCCGATCGCTTTTATTCCCCCGGCTGTTGTCAATGGTGCCGACACGCGCTTCAAACTCCTTATAGGCGCGCAGCAGAGCGCCCCAAAAGTAGTCGAGCCAGGGACGGGCGTTATGTTGGCCTTCGTGCCAGCCCTGGGAACTGGTTTCGAGGGTTTCGTAGTAGCTCTCCTTGGATTCCTCGATTATACGCTCCAGGCTGATGAAGCGACCCACGTCATAATCGAAATGATAGAGCAGTACGAGTGTCAGCAATCTGGCCATACGTCCGTTGCCGTCTGGAAAAGGGTGAATACAGAGAAAGTCCAGGATGGTGAGTGGGACCAGTACGAGAGGGTCGGCCAAATGACGATCCAGGGCATGTTGGTAGCAATCCACTAGCTTGTTCATGGCCATGGGGGTTAGGTGCGCGGCGACTGGCTGGAAGCGAACACGACTGCTGCCATCAGGCCCTTTCTCGATGATGTCATTGTTGGTTGCTTTCCAATTCCCGCCATCCTGCGGCATATAGCGGTAGAGAAGGGCGTGCAGTTGTCTGACGACTCCCACGGAAAGGGGCATATCGCTTGCCGATTCATGAATCAGTGCCAGCGCATCGCGGTAACCCGCCAGTTCCTGCTCGGAGCGGCTTTTAGGCGTAGCGTTGCGTACTATCAAGGGTTTGAGCCGACTGGGCTTTACTACGACGCCTTCGAGGCGGTTAGAAGATTCAGCTGACTCGATGACTGCCACTTGTTTGAGATCACGTAGCACTTCCGGTGACTGAATGGTGAATAGTTGTTGCTTTCCGCGATGCTCTCCTAGCGTACGCAAGGTGGCAAGTTGCAAGCCGTCATAGCGCAGCCTATCCAGAAATTCAGGTGAAAGTGAATGCATGCCGCCCCCTTATTGGAAGGGGAGCATAATAGCTTCAATGGGGTAATTTTTCACCAGTTTGCCCTTATTTTTGCTTTGTTACCCTATTCCTATGGACGAGTGCTTTGTCTGGCCTTTTTTGTCGGGTTGTGTCAAACGCTCAGCATCTCGCGCAGCCGTTCGCGCAGCGCCGCCTGGCGTTCGGGGTCGATGAGCGGCTCGCCGTTCTTGTCGGTGATGAAGAACACGTCCTCGACGCGCTCGCCGAGGGTGGCGATCTTGGCCGCCGACAGCGCGATGTGCTGCTCCATGAAGATCCGCCCGACCCGCGCCAGCAGCCCCGGGCGGTCGGGGGCGATCAGTTCGAGCATGGTCCGCGCGTTGGCCGGGTCCTGTTCGATCAGTACCTGGGTGGGCACGCGGAAGTGCTTGAGCTGGCGCGGGGTGTGGCGATTGACGATCTGCGGGTAGTCGTCGGGATCGTCGAGCTCCTCGACCAGGTACGCGCGCATGCGCTCGAGCCGCGCCGCTTCCCGGATCGGCTCGTTGGCGTCGTCGAGCACGATGAAGGTGTTGAGCGTCCAGTCGTTGCTCGAGGTGGCGATGCGTGCATCGTGGATCGACAGGTCGAGCTGGTCCATGGCCGCGGCGGTGGCGGCGAACAGATCGTCCACCGAGCGGGTATGGATGAACACCTTGGTGCCGCCTTCGCTGGTGTCCTCGGCGGGCGCGCTGACCAGCACCAGCGGCAGCTCGGAGCCGGCGTGGGCGAGGATGCCCTGGGTCTGCCAGACGATCTCGCTGGGCGTGTATTGCATGAAGTAGTCGTCGCCGAGGGTGTCCCACAGCACCTCGACCCGGGCGACGTCGGCGCCCAGGGTGCGCAGCAGGCCGAGTGCCTCGGCGCGGGTCTCGCGGACCCAGTCGTCGCGGTCGATGGGGTTTTCCAGGCCGCGGCGCAGGGCGCG
The genomic region above belongs to Halomonas zincidurans B6 and contains:
- a CDS encoding Fic family protein, which produces MHSLSPEFLDRLRYDGLQLATLRTLGEHRGKQQLFTIQSPEVLRDLKQVAVIESAESSNRLEGVVVKPSRLKPLIVRNATPKSRSEQELAGYRDALALIHESASDMPLSVGVVRQLHALLYRYMPQDGGNWKATNNDIIEKGPDGSSRVRFQPVAAHLTPMAMNKLVDCYQHALDRHLADPLVLVPLTILDFLCIHPFPDGNGRMARLLTLVLLYHFDYDVGRFISLERIIEESKESYYETLETSSQGWHEGQHNARPWLDYFWGALLRAYKEFEARVGTIDNSRGNKSDRVRAEALNRTLPFSISELEESCPGISRDTVRLVLRALKAEGLVKPTGKGRGAKWINIQ